GAGAAGCGGTTCGGCGCGGAGTTCGATCGGCCGGTGGCCCGGATGTCCGAGTTCGTCGCCGCGCTGCGGGCGATATTCGCCGCCTGGGAGACCGGCGAGCGTCTCGACTTTCGCGGCGAGTTCTACCGGCACACCCTGATGACACCGACCTTCACGCCCCGGGACAACCCGTACGGTCCGCCGCCCGTCTATGTCGGCGCACTGGGGCCGAGGCTCACCAGTGCCACCGCGCAGTTCGCCGACGGCCTGCTGGTCATGCCGTTCGGGTCGAAGCGGTTCCTGCACGAGGCGACGCTGCCCGCGGTGCGCGACGGGCTCGCCGCGGCCGGGCGTGACGAGCAAGAGCTGGCGATCGTCCCGGAGATCATCGTGTCGGCCGGGGACGATCACGACGCCGCCCGGCGCCTGCTGGCGTTCTACGGTTCGACCCCGGCCTACCGGCCCGTGCTGGACGTGCACGGCTGGGGCGACCTGCAACCCGAGCTCAACGTGCTGTCCAAACAGGGCCGCTGGCAGGAGATGGGTTCGCTGATCGACGACGAGGTGCTGCACACCATCGCCGCCTGCGGTAGCCCTGCCGACATCGCCGCCCACGTCCGCGACCGGGTGGGCGGCGTGTCCGACCGGATCTGCCTGTACCAGCCCGGTCCGATCGCCGTGGACCTGCTTGCCCAGATCGTTGACGCATTGCGCGACTGAGCACATAGGGTGGTGGTACTGCGCGGGACCAAAGGAGGTTCGCCATGGACGGCGCTCATCGGGCTGCGGATCCGGACTACTCGGACGTGCTCATCATCGGGGCGGGCATCTCGGGGCTCGGTGCGGCCTACCGGCTCGGTGAGAAGAGTCCGGACCTGACGTACACGGTGCTGGAACGCCGGGAGCGGATCGGCGGCACCTGGGACCTGTTCCGCTATCCGGGGATCCGCTCGGACAGTGACATCTTCACGCTGAGCTTCCCGTACCAGCCCTGGACCCGGCCGGAGAACGTGGCCGACGGGGGCGACATCCGCGAGTATCTGACCGAGACCGCCCGGGTACACGGCATCGACCGTCACATCCGGTTCAACACCCATGTGTCGTCGGCGGATTGGGATTCGAGCACCGACACCTGGACCGTGCGGGCCGAGCAGGACGGTCAGGCCAGGACCTACCGGTCGCGCTTCCTGTTCTTCGGCACCGGTTACTACAACTACGACGAGCCCTACACGCCGGAATTCCCCGGGATCGAGAAGTTCGGCGGAGACGTCGTGCACCCGCAGTTCTGGCCCGAGTCGCTGGACTATTCGGGTAAACGCGTCGTGGTGATCGGCAGTGGGGCCACCGCGATAAGCCTGGTGCCCGCGTTGGCCCAGCAGGCCTCGCACGTGACGATGCTGCAGCGCTCGCCGACCTACATGATGTCGATGGCCCGCATCGATCCGATGGTTCAGGCGATCCGTAAAGTGCTGCCGCGCAAGGCTGCTCACCAGGTGGTGCGGTTCCGCAACGCGATGATCCACATCCTGATGTACTTCTTCTTCCGGAAGGCACCCACGCTCGGGCGCCAGTTGATCCGCAACCGCAACATGGCCGCACTGCCCGAGGGCTATCCCGTCGACGTGCATTTCAAGCCGCGGTACAACCCCTGGGATCAGCGGATGTGCCTGGTGCTCGACAAGGACCTGTTCGACCACATCAGCGACGGCCGCGTCGAGGTCGTCACCGATCACATCGATCACGTCGACGCCGCAGGCATCGTGCTGAAATCCGGTGGGCGGGTGGATGCCGACGTGATCGTCACCGCGACCGGGCTGCAACTGCAGGCGCTCGGTGGGATCCGGCTGACGGTCGACGGGCACGAGGTCAAGCCGACCGAACGCTTCGTCTACAAAGAGTTCCTGCTCGAGGATGTGCCGAACCTGGCCTGGTGTATCGGCTACACCAACGCGTCGTGGACGCTTCGGGCCGACATGACCGCGCGGGCGTTCGCAAACCTGGTGTCCTACATGGGTGACCACGGGTACACCCACGCCTATCCACAC
The genomic region above belongs to Mycolicibacterium sp. HK-90 and contains:
- a CDS encoding TIGR03617 family F420-dependent LLM class oxidoreductase; its protein translation is MTALFGPRDAIHRAAALREAGAGGVFTFEGPHDVFTPLTLASTVGDLDLMTNVAIAFPRNPIHLAHQAIDHQILSGGRFTLGLGTQIRTQIEKRFGAEFDRPVARMSEFVAALRAIFAAWETGERLDFRGEFYRHTLMTPTFTPRDNPYGPPPVYVGALGPRLTSATAQFADGLLVMPFGSKRFLHEATLPAVRDGLAAAGRDEQELAIVPEIIVSAGDDHDAARRLLAFYGSTPAYRPVLDVHGWGDLQPELNVLSKQGRWQEMGSLIDDEVLHTIAACGSPADIAAHVRDRVGGVSDRICLYQPGPIAVDLLAQIVDALRD
- a CDS encoding NAD(P)/FAD-dependent oxidoreductase — encoded protein: MDGAHRAADPDYSDVLIIGAGISGLGAAYRLGEKSPDLTYTVLERRERIGGTWDLFRYPGIRSDSDIFTLSFPYQPWTRPENVADGGDIREYLTETARVHGIDRHIRFNTHVSSADWDSSTDTWTVRAEQDGQARTYRSRFLFFGTGYYNYDEPYTPEFPGIEKFGGDVVHPQFWPESLDYSGKRVVVIGSGATAISLVPALAQQASHVTMLQRSPTYMMSMARIDPMVQAIRKVLPRKAAHQVVRFRNAMIHILMYFFFRKAPTLGRQLIRNRNMAALPEGYPVDVHFKPRYNPWDQRMCLVLDKDLFDHISDGRVEVVTDHIDHVDAAGIVLKSGGRVDADVIVTATGLQLQALGGIRLTVDGHEVKPTERFVYKEFLLEDVPNLAWCIGYTNASWTLRADMTARAFANLVSYMGDHGYTHAYPHKGATPMPEKRTWDLEAGYIQRSEHALPRSGTKRPWHVRHNYVLDAIDHRFDRIDESMVFGRAPAVSGSAAAS